From Ndongobacter massiliensis:
CACCACTCTTTTTCCCGCATATTCTCCTCCCTGGTTACTTCTTCTTTGCGAGATCCGCCTCTGTGATGTGCAGCTCGTCTCGAAACTTCTGGATAATCTTCTTTTCAATCCGCGAAACAGTCATTTGTGAAATCGACAACTCCCGGGCAATCGCGGTCTGCGTTTTTTTATCGTAATACCGAAAATACAGGATCTTTTTTTCCAGTTCGTTAAAATCGGCAGAGGCACGTGCAATTAAATCCTCAAAATCAATCTGATCAAAATTTTCATCCATCGCGCCGACCAGATCGCCCAGATTCATGTCCCGCTCCTCCGTACCGGATTCAAAACTCTGATCCAGCGATTGCGGTGCATACACCTTGGACGCCTCCATGGATTCCAACACTTCTTCTTCGGAAATCCCCAGATATTCCGCAATATCTCCGATGGTCGGCTGGCGTTGCAGCTGTTGCGTTAACACGACGCGCGCTTGATTGGCTTTCTTCGATAATTCCTGAATGCGGCGCGGCACGCGAATCACCCAGCCCTTATCGCGAAAATGACGCTTTAATTCCCCTACAATGGTTGGCGTGGCAAAACTGGAAAATTCGTAGCCTTTGGAAACATCATAGCGGTCGACCGCATAAATCAGTGCCAGCGAGGCCACCTGATACAGATCGTCGTACTCAATGCCTCGGTTTACATATTTTTTCGCAAGAATTTCCGCAATATAAAGATATTCCGTGATCAACTGATCGCGAATGCGTTTATCTCCGGTTTCTTTCAGTTGTTGAAAAAGGACTCTGGTCCGTTCGCGGCGTTGTTTTTTTTCCGCCCTCGACATGTCCACCTCTTTCACGGCAACCGTTTCTTTTCCAAAATGATACAGTCACCTTCTTCGATATAGGAATCGAGCAGGCTGTCTAAAATCAAACGATGCAAATCCTTCTCCGGTACTTCCTCTGCCTCCTCGCTCAGCTGTTGGGCGCGAATTTCGATGCGCAGCGCTCCCGGCGAGAGAATAAAATCCACATCGAGCACCTCGTTTTTTGCAATCAACGGATTGACCGCTTCCGAAACACATACGCGCCAATCGTCCACCGCTTCCACGTCAAATCCCTGTGCATTGGCGAGGGAAGAGGTCACCAGGCGCAGCGTTGAAACATAGGCCGCCTTCGAAGGAATGCGCACACTGACTTTTTCCATGCTACGCCCCCATCACAAAGAGCTGATCCAACTCGGTAATGGCAAATAATTTTCGGATATGTTCCTTTGCATGGCAAATATGCAGACTGTGCCCTGCTTCCTGAATCAATTTATAGAGCGAGATCAGTACCCCGAGACCGGTGGAATCGAGATATTCCAACTCCTGCAAATCAAAATACAAATCGGCAGGTTTTTTTTGATAGGCTTCGGTGACGGACTTTTTCAATTCGGGTGAAGAAATAATATCCAAGTCCCCCTGAAGGGAAAAATTCAGACGGTTTTCCGACTCGCTGCAAGTACTGTGAAATTTCATAGTTCCCCCTTCTACAAAGAAAGTAGCGGTTACTCTTCGTCCATGTATTTTCCAACCGCGGCGATCTGATCCTCTTCGCGGCTGACCTCTTTTAATTTGACGCCCTGCGTGCCCCGTCCCTGTGTCGAGATGGTGGCGACATCTAAGCGGATAATATCACCCGACTGCGAAACCAACAAGACCTCATCGTCCTTCTTTACGAGCATACCGGCAATGAGTTTGCCCGTCTTTTTCGTCAGTTTATAGGTAATCAGACCCTTGCCGCCGCGATTCTGCAGCGTATAATGTTCGAGCAGCGTCTTTTTCCCATAGCCGCCTTCCGAGATAACCAATAGATAGTTATTCTCCATCACCAGGTCCATATCGACCAGGTGATCGTCCGGTGCCAAACGCATCCCGATCACGCCCTGTCCGGCGCGACCGATGGCGCGGACATTCTGTAAATTAAAGCGAATCGACATGCCGTTCTCTGTAACCATCATCGCTTCTTCGTCGTCTTTTCCGATGCGAACCGCTATGAGTTCGTCGCCTTCGACGATCGTGATAGCGCGAACACCATTCATGCGAATATTGCGGAAATTTTCCGTGGAGCATTTTTTAATAATGCCGTTGCGCGTCGCCATAATCAGATAGCGATCCTCATCCAGTGAGGTGAGCGGGAACATGGCAGCCACGTGCTCCTTCGGATCCAAAGGCAGCAAGTTGACGATCGCCTGCCCCTTTGCGGTGCGCTTTCCTTCCTGAAGTTCGTGCGCCATTAACGTGTACACGCGTCCGAAATTCGTAAAGAAGAGTAACCGGTCATGTGTGGAAACGACATACAAATTCGTAATATAGTCGTCATCCCGCGTCGTCATCCCGCGTATGCCCTTTCCGCCGCGATTTTGCACCTTATACGTATCCACCGGCGTGCGCTTGATGTACCCACGCTTCGTCAGCGTCACCAGAACGTCCTCTTCCTGAATGAGGTCTTCGATATTGATTTCATCTGCCGCCGGCATAATTTTTGTGCGCCGCTTATCGGCATACCGTTCCCGAATATCGCGCAATTCCTCTTCAATAACATGCAATAACACGCGCTCACTGCTGAGTATCTCCCGAAATGTGGCTATTTTTTTCAGCAGTTCTTCGTACTCTTCGTCTAATTTTTCGCGCTCCAAACCCGACAGGCGCTTGAGTTGCATATCGAGGATTGCCTGCGATTGAATCGCATCCAAGCCGAATCGCTCGTTGAAAATCTGCTTGATCTGCGCACTGTCGTAACTGGACCGGATAATTTTGATGATCTCATCAATATGGTCAATGGCCACGCGCAAGCCCTCGACGATATGCGCGCGCGCCTCCGCCTTGTCCAAATCATATTGTGTCCGGCGCGTTACCACGTCTTTTTGGTGTTCTACATAGTAGTGCAGCATTTCTTTGAGCGACAGAATCCGCGGCTGCCCATCCACCAATGCCAAATTGATAATGCCGAAAGTCGTCTCCATCTGCGTCTGCATATAAAGATTATTCAATACTACTTTCGGGATGGCATCGCGCCGCAAATCGATGATAATGCGCATGCCCGTGCGGTTCGTATCATCTCGAATGGCAGTAATCCCGTCGATCTTCTTATCTCGCGCCAAATCGGCAATTTTTTTAATCAGGGTCGCTTTGTTGACTTGGTAGGGGATTTCCGTGAT
This genomic window contains:
- a CDS encoding SigB/SigF/SigG family RNA polymerase sigma factor; the encoded protein is MSRAEKKQRRERTRVLFQQLKETGDKRIRDQLITEYLYIAEILAKKYVNRGIEYDDLYQVASLALIYAVDRYDVSKGYEFSSFATPTIVGELKRHFRDKGWVIRVPRRIQELSKKANQARVVLTQQLQRQPTIGDIAEYLGISEEEVLESMEASKVYAPQSLDQSFESGTEERDMNLGDLVGAMDENFDQIDFEDLIARASADFNELEKKILYFRYYDKKTQTAIARELSISQMTVSRIEKKIIQKFRDELHITEADLAKKK
- a CDS encoding STAS domain-containing protein — protein: MKFHSTCSESENRLNFSLQGDLDIISSPELKKSVTEAYQKKPADLYFDLQELEYLDSTGLGVLISLYKLIQEAGHSLHICHAKEHIRKLFAITELDQLFVMGA
- the gyrA gene encoding DNA gyrase subunit A; the protein is MTDIQKDGILPVDIEKEMRTSYLDYSMSVIVARALPDVRDGLKPVHRRILYGMNLLGLTPDKPYRKSARLVGDVMGRFHPHGDSAIYDAVVRLAQPFNTRYLLADGQGNFGSVDGDGAAAMRYTEVRMTKLAQEMLRDIGKNTVDFQPNFDEEELEPTVLPSRFPNLLVNGSAGIAVGMATNMAPHNLGEVIDGCIAYMENPEISLKELMKHIKGPDFPTAAHIMGKSEIRRAYETGRGKIKLRAVANIEEHRGKNRIVITEIPYQVNKATLIKKIADLARDKKIDGITAIRDDTNRTGMRIIIDLRRDAIPKVVLNNLYMQTQMETTFGIINLALVDGQPRILSLKEMLHYYVEHQKDVVTRRTQYDLDKAEARAHIVEGLRVAIDHIDEIIKIIRSSYDSAQIKQIFNERFGLDAIQSQAILDMQLKRLSGLEREKLDEEYEELLKKIATFREILSSERVLLHVIEEELRDIRERYADKRRTKIMPAADEINIEDLIQEEDVLVTLTKRGYIKRTPVDTYKVQNRGGKGIRGMTTRDDDYITNLYVVSTHDRLLFFTNFGRVYTLMAHELQEGKRTAKGQAIVNLLPLDPKEHVAAMFPLTSLDEDRYLIMATRNGIIKKCSTENFRNIRMNGVRAITIVEGDELIAVRIGKDDEEAMMVTENGMSIRFNLQNVRAIGRAGQGVIGMRLAPDDHLVDMDLVMENNYLLVISEGGYGKKTLLEHYTLQNRGGKGLITYKLTKKTGKLIAGMLVKKDDEVLLVSQSGDIIRLDVATISTQGRGTQGVKLKEVSREEDQIAAVGKYMDEE